The stretch of DNA TGCCCCCGACCCCATGGGGCCCGCCGAGCACCCAGGTCGACGCAGCCTGCGGATCGAGGTCCCAGAGCAACGTGCGGCGCGCGGACAATGTCGCGGCGCACCACGCCAAGTTCACCGAAAGCGTCGTCTTCCCGACGCCACCTTTGAGGCTGTAGATCGCAACTGTTGCCATCAGCCTAGCCTGCCGGTCCGCAGCGGCGAGGGCAAGAGCATGCGGCGCAAAGAAAAACGGCCGGCGGAGGATCCGCCGGCCGTTTCAGGAACCATCGACGTCGATGGTTTACGCGCGGGATGATTTACGCGTGGCAGATCTGAGCCGACTTGCCCGGCGCGGTCAGCGTGACGCTCGATTCGTCACCGGTCATTGACCAGCCGCCCTCGGCAGTCTTGGGCGATCCTGCGACGTCCGACTTGAGCGTCGTCGAGGGGCCGTCCTTCTTGGTGCGGACCACGGCCTGCTTGTCGCCCTGGAAGAACGTCACATACAGCAGGCTGTTGTCCTTGCAGCGCAGCGTCTTCTCGGACTTGATAGCAGGCGGCAACTCGACCGGCGCGGCGTTGGCGAGCGTGTTCGCCATCGGATCGGGGTTGCTATCCAACACCTCGGGCGAAGCGGGCTTGGAGTTGCAGGCAGCCAGCACGAGCAGCGCGGCGACGGCGGTCATGGGGAGGATTTTCATAGCGGTATCTCGCTTCGCGCATGCAGCATGGAGCGTCAAGGCTTATGGTTTGCGGTACCATCGCATCGCGACGAACGGCGCCCCGGGAAAGACGGACGCGAGCCGCGTTCGCGCATGCACGCTTTAGTCGTGCAGCGGGCGACCTTGGTTCGTCACCTCGTCCCCGGCACCAATCCGTTCTTCGACCATCGCCAGCGGCGTCGCGATATGCGCCGCGATCAGCGTGTCGCCGATTGACTCCATCAAATCTGACGCCTCCGACAACAAGGCCAACGCATGCCGATACCGTTCCATCACCCTGCTCCACCAATTTCGGCTTCCTTAACATGGGTCATCTATCGGCTGGAATGAACCCTGGATGAAAACCGTGTCATGCGGCTAGCGGAGACCGTTTACCGGCGTTTAAGCGTGCAAAGTTTCGCTCGCTTGCCCTGCGCAAGGCGCCACGCCACATAGCGGGCATGCACACGACACCTGATACGCTCGCCTTGATCGGCAATACGCCTCTCGTTCGCCTGAAGGGGCCGAGCGATGCGACCGGTTGCGATATCTTCGGCAAATGCGAATACGCCAACCCCGGCGCGTCGGTGAAGGATCGCGCAGCGCTCTTCATCGTCGAGGACGCTGAGCAGCGCGGATTGCTCCAGCCCGGCGGTACGATCGTCGAGGGTACGGCGGGCAATACCGGGATCGGGCTCGCGCTGGTCGCCAATGCGAAGGGGTACAAGACGATCATCGTCATGCCCGAGACGCAGAGTCGCGAGAAGATGGACACGCTGCGCGCACTGGGGGCCGAGCTGGTACTGGTGCCGGCCGCTGCGTTCTCCTCGCCGTGCCATTTCGTCCATACCTCGCGGCGTATCGCCGAAGAGACGCCGGGTGCGATCTGGGCGAACCAGTTCGACAACACCGCCAATCGCCGAGCGCATATCGTCGGGACCGCCGAAGAGATCTGGGCGCAGATGGACGGGCGCATCGACGGCTTCACCTGCGCGGCGGGGACCGGCGGGACGATCGCCGGCGTCGGGCTTGGGTTGAAGGCGAAGGACGAGAGCGTCTGCATCGCACTCAGCGATCCGCACGGCGCCGCGTTGTATAACTATTACGCGCATGGTGAGTTGAAGGCGGAGGGGTCGTCGGCCGCCGAGGGTATCGGGCAAGGGCGTATCACGGCCAACCTGGAGGGCGCGCCGATCGACACGCAGTTCCGGATCTCGGACCAAGAAGGCTATGCCTGGGTCCGTCGCCTGCTCGATGAAGAGGGGCTTTGCCTTGGGCTCTCGTCGGGAATCAACGTCGCGGGTGCGGTTGCGCTGGCAAAGCATCTCGGGCCCGGCAAGCGGATCGCGACGATCCTGTGCGACACCGGCTTCCGCTATCTCTCCACGCTGTACGATCCCGAATGGCGTCAGGCGAAGGGTCTGCCTTGACTGGCCCGGTCCTCAAGAATGGCTTGGATCCCGAGAATCGACAGATGGGCGGTAGTCGGGTATCGAGGCGGGGCAAGATGAAGTCCTCCCACGACCCTTCCCAGACGATGCAGCGCATCAAGGTCGGCATGATCGGCCTCGCCGCGGTCGTGCTGCTGATCGGTCTCGCAAGCGCGATCATCGGTTCGACGAATCGCGAGCGGCCGGTCGCGACGGCGGGTACCGCGCAGGCGGACGTGGTGGCGAATATGGGCGTCTCGAACGTTACCGAAACGGCGGGTGCAGGCGAGCCGCTCGCAGAGATGGGCGTGGCGCCGAGCGCCAATGCGCAGGCGCCCGCGCAATAGGCTGCGACATTGCGCGCTGAACACGCGCGCGCTTCCGTCATTATACACCACCCCGGCGAAGGCCGGGGCCCGGTTGGGAGGGTCGCAATTACAGCGTGCGCCCTACGTTATCGGTTGTACCCCGGCCAAAAATGTTCCCCGCTGAGTGACGGTTTCAGGCCGCATGCCCTGGATCTGGAAGGCTTGACGTTCGTCCAGATCCCCGAATGTCCCCACCCCCGATTGCCCGGCGCAGCCCATCACATCCACTTCGCACGCAAATTCCCCAGGACTGAGCGTCGAAACCGGTATCGAATCCGTCCAATCCCCAAAAATCCCGTTGCGTCCCCGAAGCGCTATGGTAGATGGAGGTTAATACAGGGGCACGTTCACCGTTTGCTGACAGCGCGGTCGGAACGCGACGAGGGTCGTGTTTCGAAACGGTGAAGCGTGTGCGCCATTTCGAAGGGTTTTGGCGTGTCGGTACGAGGTCGTTATCAAGGAGACGGTATCGGCCTTGTCGACGACAAGGGCCGGGTAGCCATCCCCTCGGCGCTCCGCACGACGCTCTCCGCAAATGCGCCCAAGGCGAACGGCAAGGACGGCGGGACCATCATCATCGGCGCGCATCAGAAGAATCGCTGCCTGGTCGCGTATGATCCGGGCTATGTCGACATTCTTGCCGAGCGCCTCGACCGCCGCGAATCCGAGAACACGTCCGAGACCGGCGAATACGACTATAACATCAAGCGCGCCGCCGCGTCGGGCGAAGCGGTCCCCTTCGACGGCTCCGGTCGCTTCATCATGCCGGCATTCCCGCGCTTCTATGCAGGCATCAAGGGCCATGCGTTCTTCTATGGCGTGCTCGACTATATCGAGATCTGGGACCCCGCGACGCTGATCGCCACCGACGGCATGCCCCCCGTCGTCAAGGAAATGGCGCGCTTCTACATGGCCGAGAAGGGGATCCAGCTGTGAGCCGTCCTGACGCTCCACACATCCCCGTCCTGCTCGACGAGGTTCTGGCCGCGCTGGCGCCCGAGCCCGGCGAGACGATGGTCGACGGCACGTTCGGCGCCGGCGGCTATACGCTGGCGCTGCTCAAGTCGGGCGCTCGCGTGATCGCGTTCGATCGCGACCCCGATGCGATCACCGCCGGCCGGACGATCGAGGACGCCGAAGACGGGCTGACGCTGATTTCTGCGGACTTCTCGGCGATGGCCTCCGAGCTCGAGACGCGCGGGCTGGCGCCGGTCGACGGCGTGACGCTCGACATCGGCGTGTCGTCCATGCAGCTCGACCAGGCGGAGCGCGGCTTCTCGTTCCAGTCGGACGGGCCGCTCGACATGCGGATGGCGCAGGCCGGTATGTCGGCGGCGGACTTCGTCAACGAGGCGGACGAGAACGAGATCGCCGACGTGCTGTATCAATATGGCGACGAGCCCAAGTCGCGGCGCGTGGCGCGGGCGATCGTCGCGGCGCGCCCGCTGACGCGGACCGGCGAACTGGCGCACATCGTCCGCCGCGCGCTGGGCTACAAGGCGCACGACAAGAAGGACCCGGCGACGCGCGCGTTCCAGGCGATCCGCATCCATGTGAACCGTGAGCTGGGCGAGCTGGCGGACGGGTTGCTGGCGGCGGAGCGCGTGCTGAAACCCGGCGGTCGGCTCGCGATCGTGACCTTCCACAGCCTGGAGGACCGGATGGTGAAGCGCTTCCTTCGTACCCGGTCCGGCGGGGCGCCTTCAGGCTCCCGTCATCTTCCGCAGGTGAAAGCCCCGGTAGACCCTAGTTTTTCTCATGTCGGCCGCGGTGTGCGCGCCGGCGAGGCCGAGATCGCACGCAACCCGCGCGCGCGCTCGGCGACATTACGGACGGCGCGGCGGACCTCCGCGCAACCCTGGACGGAAGAGGTGACGACATGACGGCGGCGTATCGGATGAAGGGTGTGGGCTGGTTCGGGGGCTGCGTGGCCGTCGTGCTCGGTTTCTACCTCGTGTCGCTGCAGGTCGCCGCCGAGCGCAAGAAGCTGGAGGCGGTCAACGGTCAGATCCGCTCCGCCCAGCGCGACATCCGCGCGCTGGAGACCGAGTTCGACACGCGCGGCAACCTCGCGCAGCTCGAGCGCTGGAACGGCGACACGCTGGCGCTGTCGGCACCGACCGCCGGGCAGTTCGTCGTGAGCGAGGCTGCGCTTGCGGCGCTCGACGTCAACAGCCTAAGCGCGGACGGGGTCCAGACCGCCGCGCTGTTGGTGCCGTCGGGGGCAGGGTCCGTCGTGTCCACGTCGATCGTGCCGGTGACCGCCGCTCCGGCGGTCGTGAAGCTTGCTCCCGTTACCGTTGCGCCGGTGCAGATGGCACAGGTTACCGCGCCGCGTGCGATGAACGTGGCGATCCAGGCCGCATCGAAGACCGCGCTCAAGCCGGTCGTGATCCGCGCCTCGGTGTCGACGCCGCGGTCCGCCGAAGCCGCACTCGTCCGGGCCGCCAAGACCGATCGCCTCGCAGCGGTCGCCAAGGTCCGTCCGCAGGCGGTCGCGATGCTCGACCGGAAACTCCTGTCCGATACGACGCTGGGTGACATCATGAGCGGGGCCCGCTCCGAGAGCCGCAAGCGGCGGTGACCGCATTGGTCGCCCGGCCTGTCTCGCAGCAACGTAGCGCCAACCAGCGTCATGCACTGGTGGCGACCGCGCACACGCGCCTGATGATGCTGATGTTCCTGTTCGGCGCGGCGGTGCTGGTGGTGATCGGGCGGCTGGGGATGCTGGCGGTGCAGGCGTCGCTCGCCGATCCGCAGGCGCGCGCGGCGACGATCGCGGCGCGCGGCGACATCGTCGATCGCAACGGCGCGCCGCTGGCGCGCACGATCGATGCGTGGACGATCGCGGTCCACCCCAAGAAGCTGATCGGCGACCCGACCGAGGTGGCCAGCAAGCTGGCCGCGCTGATGCCCGAGGCGGGCGACCAGGCGCATTATTATGCGCTGCTGACGTCGGGCAAGAGCTTCATCTATCTCCAGCGGCGCGCCTCGCCCGCGCTCGTCGAGCAGGTCAATGCGATCGGCGAACCCGCGATCGTGTTCGACCGCGACACGCAGCGCCTGTATCCGCAATCGACGATGGCGGCGCATGCGCTGGGCTTCCTGTCGACCGCGGGGCACGGGATGAGCGGGATGGAACGCGTGCTCGACGAGCGGCTGACCAACCCGGCGCTCAACGGTACGCCGGTCGCGCTGTCGCTCGACAACCGCGTCCAGGCGGCGATGGAGAGCGAACTCGGCCGGGCGATGACGACGTTTTCCGCGCGCGGTGCGGGCGGCATCGTCCTCGACGTGGCGACGGGCGAGGTGATCGCGATGGTCTCGCTGCCGACCTTCAACCCCAACCGGGTCGGCATGTCGGGCAGCGAACAGCTCCGCAACATCACGACGCAGAGCGTGTTCGAGCTTGGCTCGACGTTCAAGCCGATCACGATGGCGACCGCGATGGATACCGGCGTCGTCACGTCGTTCGCGCGGCGGTTCGATGCGACGCACCCGCTGCAGGTCGGCCGCTTCACGATCCATGACGAGCGCGGCGATCCCAAGCGCTGGCTCAACATGGCCGAGACGCTGATCTATTCGTCGAACATCGCCACCGCGCGCGTCGCCGACGAGGTCGGGCCGGCGCGGATGCAGACGATGTTCAAGAAGCTGGGCTTCGACACCAAGCCCGATATCGAACTGCGCGAGAAGGGCCGCCCGTTGTGGCCCAAATACTGGGCACGCACGACGACGATGACGACCGCCTATGGCCACGGCATCGCGGTGACCCCGCTGCATCTGGCCAGCGCCTATGCCGCGCTGGTCAATGGCGGGATCTGGCGGCCGGCGACGTTGCTGAAGGTCGCACCGGGTCATGCGCCCGTTGGTCGCCGCGTGATCAGCGAGCAGACGAGCGCGCGGATGCGGCAGATGCTGCGGCTGATCGTGCAGCGCGGCACCGGGCGCAAGGGCGATGCGCCGGGCTACCGCGTCGGCGGCAAGACCGGCACGGCCGAGGCGGCGGTGTCCGGTGGCTACGATCACTCGCGTAACGTGGCGACGTTTGCGGCCGCGTTCCCGATGGATGCGCCGCGTTATGTGGTCCTGGCGATGCTCGATTCGCCGCTGGGCACGAAGGAAACCGCCGGGTGGAAGACGGCTGCGTGGAACACCGCGCCGGTCGTGGGCCGCACGATCTCGCGCGTCGGCGCGATCCTGGGCGTGGTGCCCGATGCGCACCGCGACATCGACGTGTCTGACATCGTGCCGACTTTGTGGCAGGACCCGACCCGCACACAGCCGACCGGGCAATGAGGACTATTGCATGA from Sphingomonas sp. HMP9 encodes:
- a CDS encoding cysteine synthase A; its protein translation is MHTTPDTLALIGNTPLVRLKGPSDATGCDIFGKCEYANPGASVKDRAALFIVEDAEQRGLLQPGGTIVEGTAGNTGIGLALVANAKGYKTIIVMPETQSREKMDTLRALGAELVLVPAAAFSSPCHFVHTSRRIAEETPGAIWANQFDNTANRRAHIVGTAEEIWAQMDGRIDGFTCAAGTGGTIAGVGLGLKAKDESVCIALSDPHGAALYNYYAHGELKAEGSSAAEGIGQGRITANLEGAPIDTQFRISDQEGYAWVRRLLDEEGLCLGLSSGINVAGAVALAKHLGPGKRIATILCDTGFRYLSTLYDPEWRQAKGLP
- a CDS encoding division/cell wall cluster transcriptional repressor MraZ, producing MSVRGRYQGDGIGLVDDKGRVAIPSALRTTLSANAPKANGKDGGTIIIGAHQKNRCLVAYDPGYVDILAERLDRRESENTSETGEYDYNIKRAAASGEAVPFDGSGRFIMPAFPRFYAGIKGHAFFYGVLDYIEIWDPATLIATDGMPPVVKEMARFYMAEKGIQL
- the rsmH gene encoding 16S rRNA (cytosine(1402)-N(4))-methyltransferase RsmH, whose protein sequence is MSRPDAPHIPVLLDEVLAALAPEPGETMVDGTFGAGGYTLALLKSGARVIAFDRDPDAITAGRTIEDAEDGLTLISADFSAMASELETRGLAPVDGVTLDIGVSSMQLDQAERGFSFQSDGPLDMRMAQAGMSAADFVNEADENEIADVLYQYGDEPKSRRVARAIVAARPLTRTGELAHIVRRALGYKAHDKKDPATRAFQAIRIHVNRELGELADGLLAAERVLKPGGRLAIVTFHSLEDRMVKRFLRTRSGGAPSGSRHLPQVKAPVDPSFSHVGRGVRAGEAEIARNPRARSATLRTARRTSAQPWTEEVTT
- a CDS encoding peptidoglycan D,D-transpeptidase FtsI family protein encodes the protein MTALVARPVSQQRSANQRHALVATAHTRLMMLMFLFGAAVLVVIGRLGMLAVQASLADPQARAATIAARGDIVDRNGAPLARTIDAWTIAVHPKKLIGDPTEVASKLAALMPEAGDQAHYYALLTSGKSFIYLQRRASPALVEQVNAIGEPAIVFDRDTQRLYPQSTMAAHALGFLSTAGHGMSGMERVLDERLTNPALNGTPVALSLDNRVQAAMESELGRAMTTFSARGAGGIVLDVATGEVIAMVSLPTFNPNRVGMSGSEQLRNITTQSVFELGSTFKPITMATAMDTGVVTSFARRFDATHPLQVGRFTIHDERGDPKRWLNMAETLIYSSNIATARVADEVGPARMQTMFKKLGFDTKPDIELREKGRPLWPKYWARTTTMTTAYGHGIAVTPLHLASAYAALVNGGIWRPATLLKVAPGHAPVGRRVISEQTSARMRQMLRLIVQRGTGRKGDAPGYRVGGKTGTAEAAVSGGYDHSRNVATFAAAFPMDAPRYVVLAMLDSPLGTKETAGWKTAAWNTAPVVGRTISRVGAILGVVPDAHRDIDVSDIVPTLWQDPTRTQPTGQ